A genome region from candidate division WOR-3 bacterium includes the following:
- a CDS encoding GspE/PulE family protein produces the protein MAEHDEALELEQKYGVPFVDLTTFRIEPEVLQTFPEEFLRSRKVCPLFRSGNTLVLAMVDPTDIYVIDEVRRMSGLDVEPMVCRELDLYHVLNEYYAASEPPDIPDEPEVETIEPLGAGEVASELDLAPKKLEELASEAPVVRWVNQLIIRAVRERASDIHIEPTREGLQVRFRIDGVLHPVVSPKKALQLAVISRLKIMSRMNIAEKRLPQDGRYAAIVDGREIDFRVSTFPTTYGETVVMRILDRVRLLSMDELGLLPDRLALLREMIRKPHGVILVTGPTGSGKTTTLYSILHELRGTEKNIITIEDPVEYDIDRICQSQVNERAGYTYLVGLRHILRQDPDVIMIGEIRDGETAAVAIRSALTGQLVFSTLHTNDAAGTITRLIDMGVEPFLVASAMEGAIAQRLVRRICPKCKEEYDPPKTLLKELKLKEGTKFYRGKGCTHCRNTGYWGRIGIFEVLRVDDRMRELIVTRPPTSAIRALAREQGMDTLWEDGMKKVLLGITTFEEVAREAEKID, from the coding sequence ATGGCCGAGCATGATGAGGCCTTAGAATTGGAGCAGAAGTACGGGGTACCCTTTGTGGATTTAACGACCTTTCGGATTGAGCCCGAGGTTTTGCAAACCTTCCCCGAGGAATTTTTACGCTCGCGGAAAGTATGCCCCCTTTTCCGTTCCGGAAATACTTTAGTTCTGGCAATGGTTGATCCAACCGATATCTATGTGATTGACGAAGTGCGGCGAATGAGCGGTTTAGATGTTGAACCGATGGTCTGCCGGGAGTTAGATTTATACCATGTATTAAATGAATACTACGCGGCAAGCGAACCTCCGGATATTCCGGATGAGCCTGAAGTAGAAACCATTGAGCCATTAGGAGCCGGCGAAGTGGCTTCGGAATTGGATTTAGCCCCGAAAAAATTGGAGGAGTTGGCTTCCGAAGCACCCGTTGTCCGGTGGGTCAACCAGTTAATCATCCGGGCGGTCCGGGAAAGAGCCTCTGACATCCATATTGAGCCGACTCGGGAAGGTTTGCAAGTGAGGTTTCGGATTGATGGCGTTTTACACCCAGTCGTCTCCCCCAAGAAGGCTTTACAATTGGCGGTCATCTCCCGTCTTAAGATAATGTCCCGGATGAATATCGCGGAAAAGAGATTACCTCAGGATGGCCGCTACGCAGCAATCGTGGACGGCCGGGAGATTGACTTCCGGGTCTCTACCTTTCCCACCACTTATGGCGAAACAGTGGTGATGCGGATCTTAGACCGGGTCCGACTTTTGAGTATGGATGAGTTAGGTCTCTTACCCGACCGTTTGGCTCTCCTAAGAGAAATGATTAGAAAGCCCCACGGTGTCATTTTGGTCACTGGTCCGACCGGTTCCGGTAAGACAACCACCCTCTACTCAATTTTGCACGAATTGCGAGGTACAGAAAAGAATATCATCACCATTGAAGACCCGGTGGAATATGATATTGACCGCATCTGCCAATCCCAGGTTAACGAAAGGGCCGGTTATACCTACCTCGTCGGTTTGCGGCATATCCTCCGTCAGGACCCGGATGTGATAATGATCGGTGAGATTCGGGACGGTGAGACTGCGGCTGTGGCGATTCGTTCCGCCCTCACGGGACAATTGGTCTTCTCCACCCTCCACACCAATGATGCCGCCGGTACCATCACCCGGTTGATTGATATGGGGGTAGAACCGTTCTTGGTCGCCTCAGCAATGGAAGGGGCAATCGCTCAAAGGTTAGTGAGGAGAATTTGCCCAAAATGTAAAGAGGAGTATGATCCCCCAAAGACCCTTTTGAAGGAGTTAAAATTGAAAGAGGGGACAAAGTTTTATCGAGGAAAAGGTTGTACCCACTGCCGAAATACGGGTTATTGGGGAAGGATTGGTATCTTTGAAGTCCTGCGGGTTGATGACCGGATGCGAGAGTTAATCGTCACCCGTCCGCCAACGAGTGCGATTCGGGCTTTAGCCCGGGAGCAAGGTATGGATACTCTTTGGGAAGATGGGATGAAAAAAGTTTTATTGGGTATCACTACCTTTGAGGAAGTGGCCCGCGAGGCAGAAAAGATAGATTAA
- the rplE gene encoding 50S ribosomal protein L5: MPTNYQPRLKELYRKKIVKNLMAKFGYKNIHQVPRLEKIVINVGAGEAISDPKILEAISEDLMTITGQKPIITRAKGAVSAFKLKKGMPIGVKVTLRRDRMYEFLDRFLNFACPRIRDFRGFSPDSFDGRGNYNLGISEQLIFPELDVAKVKKVFGMDIAFVTTAKRDDEAKALLEEFGMVFRSLPGKKR, from the coding sequence ATGCCAACCAATTACCAACCTCGACTTAAAGAACTCTACCGAAAAAAAATCGTAAAGAACTTGATGGCAAAGTTTGGTTATAAAAATATCCATCAGGTGCCGAGATTAGAGAAAATTGTGATTAATGTTGGCGCGGGCGAGGCAATTTCCGACCCTAAAATTTTAGAGGCGATCAGCGAAGATTTAATGACCATCACCGGACAGAAACCAATCATCACCCGCGCCAAGGGAGCAGTATCTGCCTTCAAGTTAAAAAAGGGGATGCCGATTGGCGTAAAAGTGACTTTGCGGCGGGACCGGATGTACGAATTTTTAGACCGATTCTTAAACTTCGCTTGTCCCCGTATTAGAGACTTTCGGGGTTTCTCTCCCGATTCCTTTGATGGTCGGGGAAATTATAATTTAGGAATCTCGGAACAACTCATCTTTCCCGAATTGGATGTGGCAAAGGTAAAGAAAGTTTTCGGGATGGATATCGCTTTTGTTACCACCGCCAAACGGGATGATGAAGCAAAGGCTTTATTAGAAGAATTTGGTATGGTCTTCCGGAGTTTACCTGGAAAAAAGAGGTGA
- a CDS encoding type II secretion system F family protein encodes MPIYKYRVRDKSGKILEGTLEGMDQRAVLENLEALGYIPISLKEEKAKKATTVELGPIFGGRVKDIDLINFTRQFVTLHRAGLPMLSTIGALQSQTRNRTLAKCLDTIRKDLMGGASLSQAMAKHPRIFSDLYVNSVWAGETGGVLDEILARLAELLEHERRLKSDVKSALRYPIILMVGFVIAVIVLTTFVLPKFIMLLTGLGTKVPLPTRILIAVTMFFQKFWFIILLILVALGVLFYLFTRSKDGRLWWDRVKLRIPIFGKIIFNMTMSRFARMFETLDRTGLPILRSLALVSKTTGNAFLSTHIDNIAESVRRGRGLATPMRESGVFPPMVVQMVATGEESGALDDMLRQVSDYYDSEVEYAVKNLTGMIEPILILFMGVAVVFLIVAVIMPYMSILTSFGQRGTF; translated from the coding sequence ATGCCGATTTATAAATATCGGGTGAGAGATAAGTCAGGAAAAATTTTGGAAGGAACCTTAGAAGGGATGGATCAGCGTGCGGTGTTGGAAAACTTAGAGGCTTTAGGCTATATCCCAATCAGTCTTAAAGAAGAGAAGGCAAAGAAAGCAACAACAGTGGAGTTGGGCCCAATTTTTGGGGGCCGGGTTAAAGATATTGATTTAATTAACTTCACCCGCCAGTTTGTCACCCTCCATCGGGCAGGTTTACCGATGCTTTCCACCATCGGTGCTTTACAATCTCAAACCAGAAACCGGACCTTAGCGAAATGTTTGGATACTATCCGGAAGGACCTAATGGGCGGGGCATCCCTCTCTCAGGCGATGGCTAAACACCCTCGGATTTTTTCCGACTTGTATGTCAATTCGGTTTGGGCGGGAGAAACCGGTGGTGTTTTGGATGAGATTTTAGCCCGGCTCGCCGAACTTTTAGAACACGAGAGAAGATTAAAGAGCGACGTGAAGAGTGCCCTCCGTTATCCAATAATCCTGATGGTGGGCTTTGTAATTGCGGTCATTGTCCTGACCACTTTTGTCCTACCAAAATTCATTATGCTTTTGACCGGCTTAGGGACGAAAGTCCCTCTCCCGACGCGAATTTTAATTGCGGTAACGATGTTTTTTCAAAAGTTCTGGTTTATCATCCTTCTTATCTTAGTAGCCCTCGGTGTTTTATTTTACCTCTTCACCCGGAGTAAAGATGGTCGGCTCTGGTGGGACCGGGTAAAATTACGGATCCCTATCTTCGGAAAGATCATCTTCAATATGACGATGTCCCGTTTCGCCCGAATGTTTGAAACATTAGACCGGACCGGCTTACCAATTTTAAGAAGCCTCGCCTTAGTCTCCAAAACTACCGGCAACGCCTTCCTCTCTACCCACATTGACAACATTGCCGAAAGTGTGAGAAGGGGAAGGGGTCTGGCAACGCCGATGAGGGAAAGCGGTGTCTTTCCGCCGATGGTCGTTCAGATGGTGGCAACGGGAGAGGAATCTGGTGCCCTTGACGATATGCTGCGGCAAGTCTCTGATTATTATGATAGCGAGGTGGAATACGCGGTAAAGAATTTAACCGGCATGATTGAACCAATCCTCATCCTCTTTATGGGCGTGGCTGTGGTCTTCCTTATCGTGGCGGTGATAATGCCTTATATGTCAATTCTAACAAGTTTTGGCCAACGGGGTACCTTCTAA
- a CDS encoding sulfide-dependent adenosine diphosphate thiazole synthase encodes MLDEIKITRAIIDTYFKKLIDALESEVIIVGAGPSGLTAGYYLGKEKIKTTIFERNLRPGGGMPGGGMMFNQMVIQKEAKEIFEELEISLEEYEANYFTADTLEALGILTAKCLQTGTKIFNLITCEDVLIREEKICGVVINWTSVEEAHLHVDPLTVRSQYVIDASGHQAEVVRIVEKKIGQRLFTPTGGIIGEGPMWAETGERTILENTKEVYHNLFVCGMAANTVFGGPRMGPIFGGMFLSGRKVAQLIKERRKIS; translated from the coding sequence ATGCTTGACGAAATAAAAATTACCCGGGCGATAATTGATACTTATTTTAAGAAATTAATTGATGCCTTAGAAAGTGAAGTGATAATCGTCGGTGCTGGACCTTCTGGTTTAACCGCGGGTTATTATTTAGGTAAAGAAAAGATAAAGACGACAATCTTCGAAAGAAACCTCCGGCCGGGTGGGGGGATGCCGGGTGGAGGGATGATGTTTAACCAGATGGTGATTCAAAAGGAGGCAAAGGAGATTTTTGAGGAATTAGAAATTTCCTTAGAAGAGTATGAGGCAAACTATTTTACCGCCGATACCTTAGAAGCATTAGGCATTTTAACCGCTAAATGTCTCCAAACCGGAACGAAGATATTTAATCTAATTACCTGCGAGGATGTCTTAATTCGGGAGGAAAAAATTTGTGGTGTGGTAATCAATTGGACAAGTGTGGAAGAAGCCCATCTCCATGTTGATCCCCTTACGGTCCGCTCCCAATATGTGATTGACGCCTCCGGTCACCAGGCGGAGGTGGTAAGGATTGTCGAAAAAAAGATTGGCCAAAGACTCTTTACCCCAACCGGCGGTATCATTGGCGAGGGGCCGATGTGGGCAGAAACCGGCGAAAGAACGATTTTAGAAAATACGAAGGAGGTTTATCACAACCTCTTTGTCTGCGGTATGGCGGCAAATACCGTTTTTGGTGGACCAAGGATGGGACCAATCTTTGGGGGAATGTTTCTCTCCGGCCGGAAAGTGGCTCAACTCATAAAAGAACGCCGGAAAATTTCTTAG
- the rplX gene encoding 50S ribosomal protein L24 translates to MKTLLKKGDIVEVRRGEEKGKRGKILKVLREENRIRCLVEGVNLAKKHQRPRGAEKPGGIIDIPQPIAVSNLVFICPKCGNKAKLKREVIEGRKVRRCRECLEVIE, encoded by the coding sequence ATGAAAACCCTTTTGAAAAAAGGCGATATCGTTGAGGTACGCCGAGGCGAAGAAAAAGGCAAAAGGGGTAAGATCCTAAAGGTCTTAAGGGAAGAGAATAGAATCCGGTGTTTGGTGGAAGGGGTGAATTTGGCGAAAAAGCACCAAAGACCAAGGGGAGCAGAAAAACCAGGGGGAATTATTGATATCCCCCAACCAATTGCTGTCTCTAATCTTGTCTTCATCTGTCCGAAATGCGGGAATAAAGCAAAATTAAAAAGGGAGGTGATAGAAGGGAGGAAGGTGCGGCGGTGCCGGGAATGTCTGGAGGTGATTGAATAA
- the rplN gene encoding 50S ribosomal protein L14: MIQDFTRLVVADNTGAKEAMVIKVLGGSRRRYGRLGDIVIVTIKDALPQAPVKPGDKMKAVIIRTKKEFRRSDDSYIRFDDNACVLIDEKGEPKGTRVFGPVPRELREKEFTKIISLASEVV, encoded by the coding sequence ATGATTCAAGATTTCACTCGTCTTGTGGTAGCAGATAATACCGGAGCCAAAGAAGCGATGGTAATAAAGGTTTTGGGAGGTTCCCGTCGGCGCTACGGCCGCCTGGGAGATATTGTCATCGTCACCATTAAAGATGCTCTACCCCAAGCACCGGTCAAACCGGGAGATAAGATGAAAGCGGTAATCATCCGGACGAAAAAGGAATTCCGACGTTCGGACGATTCCTACATCCGATTTGACGACAACGCCTGTGTTTTAATTGATGAAAAGGGGGAACCCAAAGGGACAAGAGTTTTCGGACCGGTACCCCGAGAGTTAAGGGAGAAAGAATTTACAAAAATTATCTCTTTGGCGAGCGAGGTGGTATGA
- the rpmC gene encoding 50S ribosomal protein L29: MKPSELRNMTDEELLKTYCDLKEEHFNLRMRKVIETLPNPLKLRTLRRDLARILTILRERGYTKEKVKNWEKRYGRK; this comes from the coding sequence ATGAAACCATCTGAACTACGTAATATGACCGACGAGGAACTATTAAAGACTTACTGCGATTTGAAAGAGGAACATTTCAACCTAAGAATGCGCAAGGTTATAGAAACCTTACCCAATCCCCTCAAATTGCGCACCTTACGGAGGGACCTGGCCCGAATTTTAACCATCCTCCGCGAGCGGGGCTACACAAAAGAAAAAGTGAAAAATTGGGAGAAGAGGTATGGCCGGAAGTAG
- the rpsH gene encoding 30S ribosomal protein S8, which yields MDPIADMLTRIRNALMRGKPEVKFPYSKMKLEIARILLEEGYINNFQVSGEGVKKEIVILLKYTLDGRPVISEIKRVSRPSRRVYAGYREIPKVAGGLGIAILSTPKGILSDREARRQKVGGEILATVW from the coding sequence ATGGACCCGATCGCCGATATGCTAACAAGAATCAGAAATGCCCTGATGCGGGGAAAGCCCGAGGTGAAATTTCCTTATTCTAAGATGAAATTAGAGATTGCCCGCATCCTTTTAGAAGAGGGTTACATAAATAACTTTCAGGTGTCGGGCGAAGGGGTAAAAAAGGAGATTGTCATCTTATTAAAATATACCTTGGACGGGAGGCCGGTCATCTCGGAGATAAAGAGGGTTTCCCGTCCCTCCCGGCGGGTCTATGCGGGATATCGGGAAATTCCCAAGGTGGCGGGTGGTTTGGGAATTGCCATCCTTTCCACCCCTAAGGGGATCCTTTCCGACCGGGAAGCAAGAAGACAGAAAGTGGGGGGAGAGATTTTAGCCACTGTCTGGTAA
- a CDS encoding type Z 30S ribosomal protein S14: MARLCHIVKANREPKFPVRKKFRCQRCFRPRAYLRRFGLCRICFRELALKGEIPGVRKATW, from the coding sequence ATGGCAAGGCTCTGTCACATTGTAAAGGCAAATCGGGAACCAAAATTTCCCGTAAGAAAAAAATTTCGGTGCCAAAGGTGCTTCCGGCCGAGAGCCTATCTTAGACGATTTGGTCTCTGCCGTATCTGCTTCCGGGAACTCGCCCTGAAAGGGGAAATCCCCGGAGTGAGAAAGGCAACCTGGTAG
- the rpsQ gene encoding 30S ribosomal protein S17: MAGSRKILVGIVKSNKMEKTVVVECERLVQHPKYKKYMKKKTRLYAHDEKNECQIGDRVMIKETRPLSKLKRWRVVKKL, translated from the coding sequence ATGGCCGGAAGTAGGAAGATCTTAGTCGGTATTGTCAAGAGTAATAAGATGGAAAAGACCGTGGTTGTGGAATGCGAAAGATTGGTCCAGCATCCGAAATACAAAAAATATATGAAGAAAAAGACTCGGCTCTATGCCCATGATGAAAAGAACGAATGCCAAATCGGTGACCGGGTGATGATAAAGGAGACTCGTCCCTTATCAAAATTGAAGAGGTGGCGAGTTGTGAAGAAGCTATGA